A single region of the Pseudomonas sp. VD-NE ins genome encodes:
- a CDS encoding transcriptional regulator, protein MSLHAYIKGLDKDALDGLAKRCDTSAGQLKQIAYGNRRASGGLAVSIERETQGKVTCEQLRPDIDWAYLRGSKAA, encoded by the coding sequence ATGAGCTTGCATGCATACATAAAAGGTCTCGATAAAGATGCGTTGGATGGGCTAGCGAAGCGTTGTGATACGTCGGCTGGGCAGCTCAAACAAATCGCCTACGGCAATCGTCGTGCTAGCGGCGGTTTGGCTGTGTCCATCGAGCGGGAAACACAGGGAAAGGTCACCTGTGAGCAACTGCGTCCGGATATTGATTGGGCGTACTTGCGTGGTTCGAAAGCCGCGTAA
- a CDS encoding phage regulatory CII family protein, producing the protein MSRTDLLPGAGPVLSLREALYRAGRDFRGGITTLAHDMLMEYDELQKKLKLNEERRWLTPDELEEVIRLTQNPALLDALVRPAGAVWYKPTPVPATSEALKSVGKLLERTGEFVSSMHAGAADNVWEPHEVATLDKYGIDVIQAVLGIMAGARQAMEGQDNG; encoded by the coding sequence ATGAGTCGCACAGATCTCCTCCCGGGCGCTGGCCCGGTTCTTTCTTTGCGTGAGGCGCTTTATCGCGCCGGGCGCGATTTCCGCGGCGGCATCACCACGTTGGCCCATGACATGCTCATGGAGTACGACGAGCTGCAGAAGAAACTCAAACTCAATGAAGAGCGCCGCTGGCTGACTCCGGATGAACTCGAAGAGGTTATCCGGCTGACGCAGAATCCCGCGCTGCTCGATGCGTTGGTGCGGCCGGCAGGTGCCGTTTGGTACAAGCCGACGCCGGTACCTGCCACGTCTGAGGCGCTGAAGTCCGTCGGCAAGTTGCTGGAGCGCACCGGTGAGTTCGTTTCGAGCATGCACGCTGGTGCCGCCGACAACGTTTGGGAACCGCACGAAGTCGCCACGCTGGACAAGTACGGCATCGATGTCATTCAGGCGGTGCTGGGCATCATGGCCGGCGCGCGACAGGCGATGGAGGGCCAGGACAATGGCTGA
- a CDS encoding TraR/DksA C4-type zinc finger protein — protein sequence MADDIDRANDQAQYLLDVAIHLNRRVASSRVSAQFCEDCDVAIPLLRQQAIEGCETCVDCQGLREARR from the coding sequence ATGGCTGACGATATCGATCGCGCCAATGACCAGGCGCAATACCTGCTCGACGTTGCCATCCACCTAAACCGTCGCGTGGCTTCGAGTCGCGTTAGTGCGCAGTTCTGCGAGGACTGCGATGTCGCGATCCCGCTGCTTCGACAACAGGCGATTGAAGGTTGCGAAACCTGCGTCGATTGTCAGGGGCTGCGGGAGGCTCGGCGATGA
- a CDS encoding DUF5906 domain-containing protein codes for MTEPAKGIATSIWAKRYIEIFGLALVSIEPGDKAPKGMGWNKPGGYITDANAAEAFWQRNPNHNLGVVLGPSRVCSLDVDDVQWTRHVLYEQLGIDLDAMALVYPTIVGNPLRFRVLFKLPDGVELSRHSLSWPNENDPDGSIWKGLMAKAKAAKEAGDVAGEAKAKAEADNYKRFTVFELRAGLVQDVFPPSIHPGTGKPYTWRTPPSATDGLPTLTNELLAIWKNWDFFKRDAEAACPWAPKPKKPPAKVIKRAPPAAGKPPSVIDEFNRCHDVEELLRAHGYIKRGSKWLYPQSSTGLPGVTVNEGKVYSHHGADPLANGHQNDAFEVFCLLEHSGDQSRAVKAAAQLMGMQHASRPDPHDLPPTPSIDPSEPSPGEPSSSEAAPDPEGGAGGEPVALSIDQVLRRYALVDGTTHVWDFDQSKVMKKSAFEARVGKPMAKQWLENTEQRKLISSDHVSEIEQARRMAGKKGGAFGMSPTERYVYIDGTKDVWDREKKRRIAEGAVKMALGDTYPLWLNSAERRVVDVDHIVFDPTMTKDPSVYINTFDGLPLEPVRDDDACANLRWLIKFLCNGDDDAAWWLTRWLAFPLQHLGAKMDTAVLMHSIMEGSGKSLLFADALGMLYGQYAATVGQTQLESNFNAWQSRKLWAVFEEVVSRDQRYNQVGKIKHLITGKTVRMESKFINGWEESNHMNAVFLSNEILPWPISESDRRMLVMWPNETLPQDRQKAIGHELKNGGVAALHAWLLSLDLGDFDQRTRPPKTEARERLVALSRAGWQTFLHLWKYGELGRDLWGVCLSSDVFALFLEWCQRNKEHAMSHTKFALFLSSELDKSRSIPWTDGNNRKFGAFFFPADLEPSRSPSLKAADLGVVVSDWRAKARLAGWNVDNWDHIKAAAA; via the coding sequence ATGACGGAGCCGGCAAAGGGAATCGCCACTTCCATTTGGGCAAAGCGTTATATCGAAATCTTCGGTCTTGCCCTTGTATCAATTGAACCCGGCGACAAAGCCCCGAAAGGCATGGGCTGGAACAAACCGGGCGGTTACATCACTGATGCCAATGCCGCCGAAGCATTCTGGCAACGCAACCCCAACCACAATCTGGGCGTCGTACTCGGGCCAAGCCGTGTCTGCTCGCTGGACGTCGACGATGTTCAATGGACGCGTCACGTCCTCTACGAACAGTTGGGCATTGATCTCGATGCGATGGCCTTGGTGTATCCGACGATCGTCGGCAACCCGTTGCGGTTTCGGGTGTTGTTCAAGTTGCCGGACGGCGTCGAGCTGTCGCGGCATTCGCTCTCTTGGCCGAATGAGAATGATCCGGACGGTTCCATCTGGAAGGGGCTGATGGCGAAGGCGAAGGCCGCGAAAGAGGCGGGCGACGTTGCAGGTGAAGCGAAGGCCAAGGCCGAGGCGGATAACTACAAGCGCTTCACCGTGTTCGAACTGCGCGCTGGGCTGGTGCAAGACGTCTTTCCGCCCTCGATCCATCCCGGTACTGGAAAGCCTTACACCTGGCGCACGCCGCCAAGTGCTACCGATGGTTTGCCAACGCTGACCAATGAGCTTTTGGCCATCTGGAAAAACTGGGATTTCTTCAAGCGCGATGCCGAGGCAGCGTGCCCGTGGGCGCCAAAGCCGAAGAAGCCGCCGGCGAAGGTCATCAAGCGTGCACCGCCAGCAGCGGGTAAGCCACCGTCGGTGATTGATGAATTCAACCGCTGCCATGACGTGGAAGAACTGTTGCGGGCGCACGGGTACATCAAGCGCGGCAGCAAATGGCTTTACCCGCAAAGCAGTACAGGCTTGCCGGGTGTCACGGTCAACGAAGGCAAGGTCTATTCGCACCACGGTGCGGATCCGTTGGCCAACGGTCATCAGAATGACGCCTTCGAGGTGTTTTGCCTGCTGGAGCATTCCGGCGATCAGTCGCGGGCGGTGAAAGCTGCTGCGCAGTTGATGGGCATGCAGCATGCGTCCCGGCCCGATCCGCACGATCTTCCCCCGACCCCATCCATTGATCCAAGCGAGCCTAGCCCGGGCGAACCGTCGTCCAGCGAGGCCGCTCCAGATCCTGAAGGGGGCGCGGGGGGCGAGCCTGTTGCGCTGAGCATTGACCAGGTGTTGCGCCGTTATGCGCTGGTCGATGGGACAACCCATGTCTGGGACTTCGATCAGTCCAAGGTCATGAAAAAGTCTGCGTTTGAGGCGCGTGTCGGTAAACCCATGGCCAAGCAATGGCTGGAGAACACCGAACAGCGCAAATTGATTTCGAGCGATCACGTCAGTGAGATTGAGCAAGCGCGTCGGATGGCTGGCAAGAAGGGCGGCGCGTTCGGCATGTCACCGACTGAGCGCTATGTGTATATCGATGGCACGAAGGACGTGTGGGACCGGGAGAAGAAGCGCCGGATTGCCGAAGGCGCCGTGAAGATGGCGTTGGGCGATACCTATCCGTTGTGGTTGAACAGCGCCGAGCGGCGTGTGGTGGACGTGGACCACATTGTCTTCGATCCAACCATGACCAAAGACCCGAGCGTCTACATCAACACGTTCGATGGCTTGCCGCTTGAGCCGGTTCGCGACGATGACGCGTGCGCGAATCTGCGGTGGTTGATCAAGTTCCTTTGCAATGGTGATGACGATGCGGCGTGGTGGTTGACGCGCTGGCTGGCTTTTCCGCTTCAGCACCTCGGCGCGAAGATGGATACGGCGGTGTTGATGCACTCGATCATGGAAGGCTCGGGCAAAAGCCTGTTGTTTGCCGACGCGCTGGGCATGCTTTACGGTCAATACGCGGCGACGGTAGGTCAGACCCAGTTGGAAAGCAACTTCAATGCCTGGCAAAGCCGAAAGCTTTGGGCGGTGTTTGAAGAGGTCGTGAGCCGAGATCAGCGTTACAACCAGGTGGGCAAGATCAAGCATTTGATCACCGGCAAAACAGTGCGGATGGAATCGAAGTTCATCAATGGCTGGGAAGAATCCAACCATATGAACGCGGTGTTCCTGAGCAACGAGATCCTGCCGTGGCCTATCAGTGAAAGCGATCGCCGGATGTTGGTGATGTGGCCGAACGAGACGTTGCCGCAAGATCGGCAGAAGGCGATCGGTCATGAACTCAAGAACGGAGGCGTTGCGGCGCTGCACGCGTGGTTGTTGTCGCTGGATCTCGGTGACTTCGACCAGCGAACGCGACCGCCCAAGACGGAGGCGCGGGAGCGATTGGTGGCTCTGAGCCGGGCAGGGTGGCAGACGTTTCTTCATTTGTGGAAGTACGGTGAGCTGGGTCGGGATCTCTGGGGTGTCTGTCTCTCCAGCGACGTGTTCGCGTTGTTCCTGGAATGGTGTCAGCGCAACAAAGAGCACGCCATGAGTCACACGAAGTTCGCGCTCTTCCTCAGTTCCGAGTTGGACAAGTCACGCTCAATACCGTGGACAGACGGGAACAACCGGAAGTTTGGCGCGTTTTTCTTCCCGGCTGATCTGGAGCCTTCCCGCTCCCCATCCCTGAAAGCGGCAGACCTTGGGGTCGTCGTCAGCGACTGGCGTGCCAAGGCGCGTTTGGCGGGCTGGAACGTCGACAACTGGGACCACATCAAGGCGGCTGCAGCATGA
- a CDS encoding putative holin: MSEPATVVVAGGVGLAATGLLAGVDMLAVIGALAGSLVFFTTTEELPVWKRVLFLLVSFVMGYMFAPGMAEVELFGTRPFKYTGPAAFGASVVVVTVALAIIKRRGLIAEPQGRQDG; encoded by the coding sequence ATGAGCGAGCCGGCAACTGTTGTCGTGGCCGGTGGTGTAGGACTGGCGGCTACTGGACTGCTGGCGGGCGTGGACATGCTCGCGGTGATCGGCGCGCTGGCTGGCTCTCTGGTGTTCTTCACCACCACCGAGGAATTGCCGGTCTGGAAGCGGGTTTTGTTCCTGCTGGTGTCTTTCGTGATGGGTTACATGTTCGCCCCTGGCATGGCCGAGGTTGAGTTGTTCGGTACCAGGCCATTCAAGTACACCGGGCCGGCGGCGTTCGGCGCCTCGGTTGTGGTCGTTACCGTCGCGCTCGCCATCATAAAAAGGCGCGGCCTCATTGCTGAACCGCAAGGGAGGCAGGATGGATAG
- a CDS encoding phage holin family protein — protein MDSQLMPQVLTQATFWLCVALFVRLFTFRRRGARFRRSMSCLAWVVMVAAGSAVVYIGKGQLVMPQNSWPLVIVLGVFVGSVCKSSGNLARVWKMG, from the coding sequence ATGGATAGTCAACTGATGCCGCAAGTTCTCACTCAGGCCACGTTCTGGTTGTGTGTCGCACTTTTCGTTCGGCTGTTCACCTTCCGTCGGCGCGGTGCGCGTTTCCGTCGAAGCATGAGTTGCCTTGCGTGGGTGGTGATGGTCGCGGCGGGATCCGCTGTGGTTTACATCGGTAAGGGGCAACTCGTCATGCCGCAGAACTCTTGGCCGCTGGTGATTGTGCTGGGCGTATTCGTGGGATCGGTGTGCAAGAGCAGTGGCAATCTGGCGCGCGTCTGGAAGATGGGCTGA
- a CDS encoding HNH endonuclease, which yields MSKVSDDRRGSSTARGYGYRWQKSRDGHLREHPYCTMCSTDQRPVAAVIVDHKVAPKLKDAKDSGDPARIKAAWKLFWNPENWASLCKFCHDSTKQRIEKSGRVPGCHADGRPVDPGHHWNR from the coding sequence ATGAGCAAGGTATCGGATGACCGTCGAGGTAGCAGTACCGCGCGGGGTTATGGGTACAGATGGCAGAAGTCACGCGATGGACACCTGCGCGAACATCCGTACTGCACGATGTGTTCGACCGACCAACGCCCGGTTGCGGCGGTGATCGTTGACCACAAGGTTGCGCCAAAACTGAAGGATGCCAAGGACAGCGGCGATCCTGCCCGGATCAAGGCCGCATGGAAGCTGTTCTGGAACCCAGAGAACTGGGCGAGCCTGTGTAAGTTCTGCCACGACTCGACGAAACAGCGAATCGAGAAGAGCGGGCGCGTGCCCGGGTGCCATGCCGATGGCCGTCCGGTCGATCCGGGGCATCACTGGAACCGGTGA
- a CDS encoding phage terminase small subunit P27 family: protein MAGNGNSGRPGVPAALKLLQGNRGRENVADLLAEVAKPLVPVGAPPMPDVLSVEAVKEWEDLVPALISLGIISQLDAMALATYCQAVADWRRYQRLIAKRNTESQDELGGDVQTFKTGAQQMHVLRQLANDAEKRANTAGAQFGLSPMSRRSLKAAPAPQGELFPNAQRDAADRFFS, encoded by the coding sequence ATGGCAGGAAATGGAAATTCGGGCCGTCCCGGCGTACCGGCGGCCCTCAAACTATTGCAGGGAAACCGCGGGCGGGAAAACGTCGCTGATCTTTTGGCCGAAGTGGCGAAGCCACTGGTGCCGGTCGGCGCACCGCCGATGCCGGACGTTCTTTCTGTTGAGGCAGTCAAGGAGTGGGAGGATCTGGTGCCCGCCCTGATATCCCTCGGCATCATTTCCCAGTTGGATGCGATGGCGCTGGCCACGTACTGCCAGGCGGTTGCTGACTGGCGCCGCTACCAGCGGCTGATTGCCAAACGCAATACCGAATCCCAAGACGAACTGGGCGGCGATGTCCAGACCTTCAAGACGGGCGCCCAGCAAATGCACGTCTTGCGGCAACTCGCCAACGACGCCGAGAAGCGAGCCAACACCGCCGGCGCCCAGTTCGGCCTATCTCCCATGTCGCGGCGCAGTCTGAAAGCTGCGCCGGCGCCGCAAGGTGAGCTATTCCCCAATGCCCAACGAGACGCCGCAGACAGATTCTTCAGTTGA
- a CDS encoding terminase TerL endonuclease subunit produces the protein MPNETPQTDSSVDDRVSAFVQSVLAGDIVAGPNVRNACKRHLRDLEYGPERGLIWDLSAANRAIEFFEEVLCLNGGDYEGMPFLLAPWQAFVVGSLFGWMTVDGFRRFRLGYIETGKGSGKSPLVAGIGLYGLVADGEQRAEIYAAATKRDQAMILFRDAVSMVDMSAKLRSRLVQSGRDDKVWNLFYANTNSFFRPISADEGKSGPRPHIGLLDELHEHKTAATVNMMRAGTKNRRKALVVMITNSGSDKKTVCGQYHDLGVRICAQIEENDSFFAFICSLDEGDDPLKDETCWPKVNPSLDHIAEGQSDGIPGRKYLREQVQSARGLPAQESVVRRLNFCEWTSADAPWISWDVWKQAEERVPMRVLRNRRCVAGLDLSSTTDLTAFVIVFWPTLDDPHWRLLPYFWIPDDDLQGREDRDKVPYAMWLKDGHLETTPGRAISKKHVLLRLVKICAYFDVERIGYDRWRAEDLLQLMTDEDITLPEVVPFGQGFKDMAPAVDEFERRLLGREPESDVIDLDPADYELVQSETVETLRHDGNPVMTWCAGNAVIVSDPANNRKADKAKATGRIDGIVASIIAVGTSMKSGGPSGKSIYDEGAGI, from the coding sequence ATGCCCAACGAGACGCCGCAGACAGATTCTTCAGTTGATGACCGCGTTTCTGCATTCGTCCAATCAGTGCTGGCAGGCGATATCGTCGCTGGTCCGAATGTCCGCAACGCCTGCAAGCGCCATCTGCGTGATCTTGAATATGGCCCCGAGCGCGGTTTGATATGGGATCTCTCCGCTGCAAATCGCGCCATTGAATTTTTTGAAGAAGTGCTGTGCCTCAACGGCGGCGACTACGAAGGCATGCCCTTCCTGCTGGCGCCGTGGCAGGCCTTTGTGGTGGGCAGCTTGTTCGGCTGGATGACAGTCGACGGATTCCGGCGCTTCCGATTGGGTTATATCGAAACCGGCAAGGGTTCCGGAAAAAGTCCGCTGGTGGCCGGCATCGGTCTGTATGGTCTGGTCGCAGATGGTGAGCAGCGCGCGGAGATTTATGCCGCTGCTACCAAACGTGATCAAGCGATGATCCTATTTCGCGACGCCGTGTCGATGGTCGACATGTCCGCAAAGTTGCGTTCACGCCTGGTGCAGTCGGGGCGAGACGACAAGGTCTGGAACCTGTTCTACGCGAACACCAATTCCTTCTTCCGGCCGATCAGCGCGGACGAAGGCAAGTCCGGCCCACGGCCCCACATTGGTCTGCTCGATGAGCTGCACGAACACAAGACCGCCGCCACCGTGAACATGATGCGCGCCGGTACCAAGAACCGGCGCAAAGCTTTGGTGGTGATGATCACCAATAGCGGGTCGGACAAGAAAACGGTCTGTGGTCAGTACCACGATCTCGGCGTGCGTATCTGCGCGCAGATTGAGGAAAACGACAGTTTCTTTGCTTTCATCTGTTCCTTGGATGAGGGCGACGATCCGCTCAAGGACGAAACGTGCTGGCCGAAGGTCAACCCATCACTTGATCATATCGCCGAAGGACAAAGCGACGGTATCCCGGGCCGCAAGTACCTGCGCGAGCAAGTGCAATCCGCCCGTGGGCTACCGGCTCAAGAGTCGGTGGTACGCCGTCTGAACTTCTGCGAGTGGACTTCGGCAGATGCTCCGTGGATTTCGTGGGACGTTTGGAAGCAGGCCGAAGAACGGGTGCCGATGCGCGTCCTGCGCAACCGGCGTTGTGTCGCCGGGCTTGACCTTTCCAGCACCACGGACTTGACGGCGTTTGTGATTGTGTTCTGGCCGACGCTGGATGACCCGCACTGGCGCCTACTGCCGTACTTCTGGATTCCCGACGACGATCTCCAAGGTCGTGAAGATCGAGACAAGGTTCCTTACGCTATGTGGCTGAAGGACGGGCATCTCGAAACCACGCCCGGGCGTGCCATCAGCAAGAAGCATGTGCTGTTGCGCTTGGTGAAGATCTGCGCCTACTTCGATGTCGAGCGGATCGGCTACGACCGGTGGCGCGCCGAAGATCTTCTGCAGCTGATGACCGATGAGGACATCACGCTGCCCGAGGTCGTGCCATTCGGTCAGGGCTTCAAGGATATGGCGCCGGCGGTCGACGAGTTTGAGCGCCGACTACTCGGACGTGAACCCGAAAGCGATGTCATTGACCTGGATCCGGCGGATTACGAACTGGTGCAGTCCGAAACGGTTGAGACGTTGCGCCACGATGGCAACCCGGTCATGACCTGGTGCGCCGGTAACGCGGTGATCGTTTCCGATCCAGCGAACAATCGCAAAGCAGATAAAGCCAAAGCGACCGGGCGGATCGACGGCATCGTGGCATCCATCATCGCCGTCGGTACCAGCATGAAGTCTGGTGGCCCGAGCGGTAAATCCATCTACGACGAAGGGGCAGGTATATGA
- a CDS encoding phage portal protein produces the protein MFFSSLLGDGRGTLTNPDSGFWRGLIGGGRNSSGVTVTPESALGLPILQNCVTLLAETMGQLPCEMYRRQENGQREAAINHPAYDVLRYQPNGFQTPYEYREGSQLAAGLRGNSYSFIDRRDDGNVIGLWPLCNNKVQVLKGGDLLPYYRIGASDPVPMRMIHHVRWVSTNQYVGLSPIEVHAESLGLAQAVRQYTGKSFANGVTVSGVIERPREAPSIKDQGSIDKIVDQWGQKFGGMDNAKKVALLQEGMTFKPVSMNNVDAEVLGILKTTGTDIARIYKIPLPMVNDLEKSNYNTLEQLMIQFVVFALLPWVKRHEQSMMRDFLLPKDRREYFIEFNLSGLLRGDQKSRYEAYAIGRQWGWLSVNDIRRLENMPPVSGGEIYLQPLNMVDAGKPGGDLTNPKVRAQLELQHAEIGRILAQ, from the coding sequence ATGTTTTTCTCAAGCCTGCTCGGCGATGGACGCGGCACTCTCACAAACCCGGACAGTGGGTTCTGGCGCGGACTCATCGGTGGTGGTCGCAACAGTTCAGGCGTCACGGTCACACCTGAGTCAGCGCTGGGTCTGCCCATCCTGCAGAACTGCGTCACGCTGCTGGCGGAAACCATGGGGCAGTTGCCATGTGAAATGTACCGCCGGCAAGAGAACGGGCAGCGGGAAGCGGCGATCAATCATCCCGCATACGACGTGCTGCGGTACCAGCCCAATGGTTTTCAGACGCCTTACGAATACCGGGAAGGTTCCCAGCTAGCGGCGGGCCTACGGGGCAACAGCTACAGCTTCATCGACCGTCGCGACGACGGCAATGTCATCGGCCTATGGCCGTTGTGCAACAACAAGGTTCAGGTGCTGAAGGGAGGCGACCTGTTGCCGTATTACCGCATCGGAGCCAGTGATCCGGTGCCGATGCGCATGATCCACCACGTTCGATGGGTCAGCACCAATCAGTACGTTGGGCTCTCGCCGATCGAGGTGCATGCCGAATCACTCGGTCTCGCCCAAGCCGTGCGGCAGTACACCGGCAAAAGCTTCGCCAACGGCGTGACCGTGTCGGGCGTCATCGAGCGGCCCCGCGAAGCCCCATCGATCAAGGATCAGGGCAGCATCGACAAGATTGTCGATCAGTGGGGCCAGAAGTTTGGTGGCATGGACAACGCCAAAAAGGTCGCGCTGCTGCAAGAGGGCATGACTTTCAAGCCCGTGTCGATGAACAACGTGGATGCCGAGGTGTTGGGCATACTCAAAACCACCGGCACCGATATCGCCCGGATCTACAAGATCCCGCTGCCGATGGTCAACGACCTGGAGAAGTCCAACTACAACACGCTCGAACAACTGATGATCCAGTTCGTGGTGTTCGCGTTGTTGCCGTGGGTCAAACGCCACGAACAATCGATGATGCGTGACTTCCTGCTGCCCAAGGACCGGCGCGAGTACTTCATCGAGTTCAATCTGTCGGGTCTGTTGCGTGGCGACCAGAAGAGCCGTTACGAGGCGTATGCCATTGGCCGGCAATGGGGTTGGCTCAGCGTCAACGACATCCGTCGGCTGGAGAACATGCCGCCCGTGTCTGGTGGCGAGATCTACCTGCAGCCCCTGAACATGGTCGATGCAGGGAAACCCGGCGGCGATCTGACTAACCCCAAGGTGCGAGCGCAGCTCGAACTCCAGCACGCTGAAATCGGAAGGATTCTTGCGCAATGA
- a CDS encoding S49 family peptidase — protein sequence MKNYLRASSLLFNQPLLVLPDMLDLGVRWANQAMSLNIVNIGAPNGPAIWGDDGIDRIAQREEERRTAIARTGIEVIPVSGVLVSRGSHISMCETMTSYESLRAQLRNAVADPMVERIVLDIDSPGGSAVGAFELAADIRAMAQQKPITGIVNFMAYSGGYLLGSACSELVVSQTSGVGSIGVIASHMDRSKQEEGMGVKVTTVYAGAHKNDLSPHEPLSEQSLKYLNDVVQESYQLFVNAVADYRGLSVQQVIATEAGLYRGQAGINAGLADRMQSPQQAVDDLSHSVAMSRTARQSGRLSVRASALNLQTQI from the coding sequence ATGAAAAACTACCTGAGAGCTTCCAGCCTGCTGTTCAATCAGCCGCTGCTCGTGCTCCCTGACATGCTCGATCTCGGCGTGCGGTGGGCCAACCAGGCAATGAGCCTGAACATCGTGAACATCGGAGCCCCGAACGGCCCGGCAATCTGGGGCGATGACGGCATCGACCGTATCGCGCAGCGTGAAGAAGAGCGCCGGACGGCCATTGCTCGAACCGGGATCGAGGTAATTCCCGTGAGCGGCGTGCTGGTCAGTCGCGGTAGCCATATCAGCATGTGCGAAACCATGACCAGCTACGAGTCATTGCGGGCGCAGTTGCGCAATGCGGTGGCCGATCCAATGGTCGAGCGGATCGTGCTGGATATCGACAGCCCCGGCGGATCTGCCGTAGGTGCTTTCGAACTGGCAGCCGATATTCGCGCTATGGCTCAGCAAAAGCCCATTACCGGCATCGTCAACTTCATGGCGTACAGCGGCGGCTATTTGTTGGGCTCGGCCTGTAGCGAGTTGGTGGTGAGCCAGACCAGCGGTGTCGGTTCGATCGGCGTGATTGCCAGTCACATGGACCGCTCAAAGCAGGAAGAGGGCATGGGCGTCAAGGTGACCACGGTTTACGCCGGGGCTCACAAAAACGACCTCAGCCCTCACGAACCCTTGAGCGAGCAATCGTTGAAGTACCTCAACGATGTTGTTCAGGAGAGTTACCAGCTCTTCGTCAACGCGGTGGCTGACTATCGCGGGCTCTCCGTGCAGCAGGTCATTGCCACTGAGGCAGGGCTGTATCGGGGGCAGGCCGGTATCAATGCCGGGCTTGCTGACCGAATGCAGAGTCCGCAACAGGCGGTTGATGACCTTTCTCACTCTGTCGCCATGAGTCGCACTGCCCGCCAGTCCGGCCGATTGTCCGTCCGTGCATCCGCGTTGAATCTTCAAACCCAGATCTGA
- a CDS encoding phage major capsid protein translates to MSQVLQLRSERAKINDSIQALAKLETAGESLSAEQLAQFASLEVEFNALTDKISRAEQAERIAAASAVPVNESAQSRTGPPQGRAHGHIHGGGPAEAPGVRMAQMVRLLAAAGGNQHQAAQMAQQGGFSTDVSMALSTVTPGAGGVLVPTNFATEIIEALRPMSVVRKMGARSLPLNNGNLTQPRITGNTVVTYIGTETDIPLTGMTFADTKLSAKKAAAIVPISNDLIANAGVSPRIDEIVVADLAVSMGLSEDLHFIRADGSGSLPKGMRYWAQPFNVLPAPAVDTITLEKIDLFCGGMMLRLETANVMMKDCGWLMHPRVFRWLQSLRDGNGNKAYPEIEQGLFKGYPVGLSNQIPVNLGAGGDETEFYFVNFADMMIGEDMDLTISFSNEASYKDAEGNMVSAFQRDQTLVKVIAKHDFGPRHVECIVVAINVKWGAGM, encoded by the coding sequence ATGTCCCAAGTACTTCAGTTGCGTAGCGAACGCGCGAAGATCAACGATTCGATTCAGGCGCTGGCCAAACTCGAGACGGCAGGCGAATCCTTGTCGGCAGAACAGTTGGCCCAGTTCGCGAGTCTGGAAGTGGAGTTCAACGCGCTGACTGACAAGATCAGTCGTGCAGAGCAGGCAGAGCGTATTGCCGCAGCCAGCGCTGTACCGGTTAACGAGTCTGCTCAATCTCGCACCGGTCCGCCGCAAGGTCGTGCTCACGGCCATATTCACGGTGGTGGGCCGGCTGAAGCACCAGGTGTGCGGATGGCCCAGATGGTTCGGCTGCTTGCCGCCGCCGGTGGCAACCAGCATCAAGCCGCGCAAATGGCGCAGCAGGGCGGGTTTTCTACCGATGTTTCTATGGCGCTGAGCACAGTTACACCGGGTGCTGGCGGCGTATTGGTTCCGACGAACTTCGCTACCGAAATCATCGAGGCGCTCCGCCCGATGTCTGTTGTTCGGAAGATGGGTGCACGTAGCTTGCCGCTGAACAATGGCAACTTGACCCAGCCCCGTATCACCGGCAACACCGTCGTAACCTACATCGGTACCGAAACCGATATCCCGCTCACAGGGATGACGTTCGCGGATACAAAACTGTCTGCGAAAAAGGCTGCTGCGATCGTGCCGATTTCCAATGACCTGATTGCCAACGCTGGCGTCAGCCCTCGAATCGACGAAATTGTTGTTGCCGATTTGGCTGTATCGATGGGCCTGTCGGAAGACCTGCATTTCATCCGTGCGGATGGTAGCGGCTCGCTGCCAAAGGGCATGCGTTATTGGGCTCAGCCGTTCAACGTCTTGCCGGCCCCGGCAGTGGACACCATCACCCTGGAAAAAATCGACCTGTTCTGCGGCGGCATGATGCTCCGTTTGGAAACAGCGAACGTGATGATGAAGGACTGCGGCTGGCTGATGCACCCGCGGGTGTTCCGCTGGTTGCAATCGCTGCGTGACGGCAATGGCAACAAGGCGTATCCGGAAATCGAGCAAGGTCTGTTCAAGGGCTACCCCGTTGGCCTGAGCAACCAGATCCCTGTCAACCTCGGCGCGGGTGGCGACGAGACCGAATTCTACTTCGTCAACTTCGCGGACATGATGATCGGCGAAGACATGGACCTGACGATCTCCTTCAGTAACGAAGCCTCCTACAAGGACGCCGAAGGCAACATGGTCAGCGCGTTCCAGCGTGACCAGACGCTGGTCAAAGTGATCGCCAAGCATGACTTCGGCCCGCGTCACGTCGAGTGCATTGTCGTTGCCATCAACGTCAAGTGGGGCGCTGGCATGTAA